The Primulina tabacum isolate GXHZ01 chromosome 10, ASM2559414v2, whole genome shotgun sequence region AACCTCAGGTCCAGAATAAGCCTTTCGTTTCTTTCCTTTTGCAACTGCAATATCATGGAGAGAACAGGATAATGACCTCGATCAGATGCTCACTGGAAACTAAAAACAATTAACTTTGAAAGCATTCATTCACATGTCGAAAGAAATTGCACTAAATATCGCATCAATTATAGAGCTAAAAATTACTGTAGCCTACTCCATATGCACAAAGTCTCTTTCGCTTTGTTAAAGATTCAAAGGATAAATGAAAAAGCTTTACAGCAAGAAAAACTGCTAGATCAAGAAAAGCCCTGCTGAAAACCATAATGATAAACTGATAATAATGCGCTAAAACTCATGAGATCAAAATAATTGGGGTTCTAAAAGGATAAGAAAGGTGGCAAGtggaaatattcagaattcgacAGAAGCTTTGAACATCATACCATTGTTCTTTACCTCCTCCTTATCCAATTTAGCATCTGCATAATCCGTGCAAAGAAGCACAATTACTAATAGaagaatcatcagccaccaagAACAAAGTGAAAAATATCTGAGTGAAAAAGGATACCAGCTGAGCTTTTAGGTTTTGTTTGTGCTGAGCGCGCTGATTTAGTATTCTTGTCGACGCCAACTTTCTTATCAAGAGCCTGTTGCTTCAATATATTTTCTTCATTATATTTCATCAAGCGATCCATGCCTACCCATTCATCCCAACTATAAGCAATATTTAAAGATTTAGTAAGTGATATATGTTCTGTCAATCTTTTATCATTACAGCCTCTGGTGGAGCAGTGGAAAATTGTCTCCCAAACGCATATATATGTTACATAAGCCGATACATGATTGGTCCTTTACGGATTAAAACTAAAAATGAAAAGACATCATAACATATCTTTTCTGAGAGACTCGAAAAGGCCCCTTGCGAAGAAATATAATTGCAATGGAAGACATTTGACCAAATCATGGGAATCCAAGGAACGGAGACTTCTTCATTTTTTCTCTTCCAGTTCAGAAATGAAAAACATTTGAAGAGTGGTGCCTGTGTACTCACTTTTTACTCCAGCCCTGCAGGATAAAAAACATATGTTCATGTATTGCATGATCGTAAATTATTTCAGAAATAAGTCCAGACATAGAATGATTTTCATTGGCATAACGCCACACAAAGGGGGAAAATTTGTAACATTTGAAAAATCAAATGATCCAGACAACGGAACATGAAAAAACTGATAATCAGACTTACAAGGTAATGGACAAAATATCTCCATTCACTCTTCCGTAACTCTGCTTTTTGAACCTTCATATGACCAGGAGGCAGGATCAGCgagttaataaataaaatttccaGCATAGAAACCCATTAAGGGAACCGGCCATTCTAAGGCTTAAACCAAATAGTAGACACATGGCTGAAAGATTAtccaatataaaataataaaagttttttaaggATCAAAGGAAATAAAATGTCTCAGGTGGGGGCAAAATGTATACATAACATGGATCTTATAATTTCGGTCATTGCATTCAAAATATATCTACACACGAGTATTAGAACAATTATAACCATCCAAAATCCAAATTAGTTCAAGAAGGCTAAACAACTAAACAAATTCttattcagaaaaaaaaaaaaaaaaaaaaaacaagttagGGCATAACATGCCTTGGCTTCGTATATGCGGGGCCCGTGATAGGCAAGAACTTTCTCTCCTTCAGAGAAGAGGCTCTTAGAACTGGACTCCGTCTGGTCGCCTGAGGAGTTCTGGCCGTCGTTCGCCGACTCTTCCTTCGAACTGCTCACCATCTACTCCCCTCAAATTTTCCGCAAAGAGTTCTAATTGCTCCCCTCCccttttttgaaagaaaataaaactttcTCGAGGACCGGGGTTTTCAAATCCCGTGCCTTGTTTGACTCGACACCGGTCCGAGATTTTTAAACCCCGGGTCTCTctctaaaaatatttataaaaaaaattaaaaggagAGCCCatcttttttatataaaaaaaaaaaattgtaaataatATCAACCCCATTTGGATGGTTTTCATTTTTAGGttggccaaaatgtttttgaaaGAATGAACTAGGTAGAGTGCAATGTAAACTTTTACACTACACATGAAAAAAATTCTAAGAGACTTCAAATTTTAACCACCTCCAGACGACCTTTTTTACGTTCAATCATTCCAAATAACACTTGTCCCTATCTTATCGCCGGCTGCTGATGGTTTGTATGTAATTTcgcttttttatataaaaaaaaccgaaatatCATCATTTATCCGATAGCATGATTCATCATCGATCGATCGATGTAGGATTTGTGATCATTCCAACAAATGATAATATGGTATTAGATATTGATTCAGTCGTGTCAAATCTAACATGGTTCATAGGTCTATAAAATTGTTAATGAGTAGCCATcgtaatgttttttttttagcaATAACAATTAAGATATCAATATTACAAAAGCATTAAACTTGATTTCATGCTCAATCATCGTATAAACTGAAAACGTAAAAGGTTATTCAGAAATTTAAAGACAAAATTATGTTAttacataatttcaaaacaataCATTGTTAcggaaaaaaatacaaatagAACCTATAATAGATTATTAAAAAGTtttgtaataaaaaatttatttttaaaaaataaaataagtcaTGCGTTTTTATACACTGAATACTGTTTTAGTACATACTGTATAATAACGTACATCACTAAAATCACACTGTTTTTCTGTAGAAAGTACAGCAATtgcatgaactaattttctCGGCAAGGACCCAAAATGTTGTTAGTTCTCTTGAAACATGATGGGAACCACATCTTTGGGCTTAATATAATTGGGCCGATTTTTATGGTGGTAGTATTAACTTGGAGTATATAAGCAGCCCAATTATTTtgtgaaaacaaattttaaaagccTCGAGAAATTAGGGTAGATAGTGATATTTAACTTTGGAACGGACTGTACaggtatatttatatatatattctttacGTACTCGATATCTATTCCCAAAGAAAAGAATATGCAGACATTAACCCTTTAGCTAGCTTCCCGCATACAGAAAAAAAATCTAACGCGTAAATTACTGGACAGGTGGAATCCACCAACTTTTGCACATTTCCTTTACTTCCCTGTCataataataacataaataaaagttgtTCGATGACAATTGGCTCAACTTCAGCTCCATGTCTCATTTCAAAAATATTCATAATAACAATTTATAGctacattttatatatatatatatatatatatatatatacacacaatgGAGAAATAAACATGAATACAACGGAGAATCAAGAAATAGAATAAATATATAGGATTCTTATACAGGAACAAAAGCAGTCAAATTTCTGAAAGATTGAACTCTCCAAAGAATTAAAAAGAGAACAAAACCCAAAATGCAAGTGGGAAAGGGAAAATCAAAGCCCGTGAACTAGAACAAGAACAAGATGCAAGCGCAACCAATCAAAACGGCCAACAACTTCTTCATGCTCCACAATTTCTCGGCCCCACTCTGCATTTCATGTTACAttgcatattatataatatttcattGAAACAAATTAGTACAGCTGCATTGTGCCATTCTAGCTAGCTAATATATTGTCCGACCATCAAAttatccaaaaaaataaaataaaataaattgaaacccACAAGTTAAATTCCAGCAATTTCATAGAAATTAATTGAGGTCTAATCATACAAgattaataagttaatttaatttaaaattaataaaatcattaaaccaAACCAATCACAGTACTAAAAAAACTTCAACAGTAACGTTAAATGAGACAAAGTAGTATCGCAAATCAGGTTATGTAACGTTAAGTTTATATCTAAATCAAacaacttaaatttttttttttgcatcaaAGATGTGTGAAGTTCGAGATCCACTACAGACTACAGTACCAGCTAGTAATTATAATTACAACTATTATCGCAAATCATGTAGATTTACGGGGAATGATGCGGCCCACAGTTTCAGATCTGGATGCGTTACGCGTGCAGAACTGATTTATGAGCTTGAGTTAAAACATTGACAAGTAATTCATAATGATACGTACCAGATCTTTAACCGTAGAAGGACTAGGGGACACGGAGTCGGAGCTAGGATCTGGAGCTCCGGTTGGTGGTGCAGGCGGGCTGAGCAGCTCAGGAGCGGGAGCAGGCGCTTTAGTCGGAGTCTCGGTAGGCGGTGCGGAAGCCCGGGCGGGTGAAGGGACAAGTTCCGGTGCAGGAGATGGAGGCGACAGAACAGGAGCGGATGTCGGTGGCG contains the following coding sequences:
- the LOC142506059 gene encoding uncharacterized protein LOC142506059, translated to MNPMDRKTGFLLAFICIVAATAGGQSPSVAPTISPAASTIPTPTAAPPTVSSPPAVAPVSYPPTVSTSPPVPEPVSSPPTSAPVLSPPSPAPELVPSPARASAPPTETPTKAPAPAPELLSPPAPPTGAPDPSSDSVSPSPSTVKDLSGAEKLWSMKKLLAVLIGCACILFLF